The Flammeovirga agarivorans genome has a window encoding:
- a CDS encoding SusC/RagA family TonB-linked outer membrane protein — translation MKPPIIPKYCLSVLLLFAVFTSAFAQEVIVSGTVVSAGQSLPGVNVVVKGTTNGTVTNFDGHFSITVQKEDILVFSYIGYLTQEKEVGSSVTFDIELEEDRELLEEVVVVGYGTQKRKEVTGAVNNVGSEALEKVPTPDLGSALQGQVAGVNVQAASGAPGEAANIQIRGVGSLAGSREPLYVVDGIPYQGNPNIAPSQIKSIDILKDGASAAVYGVRASNGVILITTKTGDPGKVKVDFTAWGGVQNITSGTELMDTHQQFYYDELRAQATGIESSVLAVNPRALENNTDFISTIQNDNASIQNYELNVSSGKGDLLVNANVNYFNQEGILINSGFERLATRLTGSINKDKFKLFTSIGFQNENRQREPWGLYEQALRQRPWNTPIEDIPTNGDVIQVPDQNEITYSYLSGILSNTDLENIKRLNIAFNASYEFVKGLTYQVRAGSNIFNSTRSQFQPKYIVLDYNGNYNPTASRPQARLNDDYVWNQRYTLENILTYSKSFGKHNLNFTGTYSFEQYTNRTTGLNMTFAENGNNDVQVPGAAVSVSNPTGGLNETALVGMMGRFQYSYDSKYLFSVSLRRDGTSQFNPENRFDVFPGVSLGWNIDRENFFNVDWISGLKVRASYAELGNNRVGNNPYIASTVIEQGVNYIYGSGKVLTPGLTQRRFSNPDISWETSVAKNIGIDMNMFNDRLQFTADVYQNDKKDMILGQQLPLSAGVNLTRPDSEIQTYRTMTLNAGDMTNEGIELSLSYKNQTEYGLNYSLGMTFTKNTNIITSLNGVERGYPGGRPSLTHGWMDYTTFMAEGYEAASFFLVQTDGVIKTEEELVAYQEAINPNARLGDIRYVDQNGDGNIDDNDRVYAGSGMPDFESGIVATLGYKGFDFFIQGYYSHGAEIINGAKLYAYAEARHADLVGMWSPQNPDSDIPLSLNRQDENVRAFSDRWIEDGSYFRIRTMTLGYDLSRVINNAAGISKARIYVSAVNPFTFTKYTGYDPEVGGDGLLMRGVDRGNYPVSRQFLIGAQLSF, via the coding sequence ATGAAGCCACCAATAATACCAAAGTATTGCCTGTCAGTACTACTATTATTTGCGGTATTTACTTCAGCTTTTGCTCAAGAAGTAATAGTAAGTGGTACTGTTGTTAGTGCTGGACAATCTTTACCAGGTGTAAATGTTGTTGTTAAAGGAACTACAAACGGTACAGTAACAAATTTTGATGGACACTTTAGTATCACTGTGCAAAAAGAAGATATACTAGTGTTCAGTTATATTGGTTATCTGACTCAAGAAAAAGAGGTTGGATCGAGTGTTACATTTGATATCGAATTAGAAGAGGACCGTGAATTACTAGAAGAAGTAGTTGTAGTAGGTTATGGTACTCAAAAGCGTAAAGAAGTAACAGGTGCTGTAAATAATGTAGGATCTGAAGCTTTAGAAAAAGTTCCGACTCCAGATTTAGGATCAGCATTACAAGGACAAGTAGCAGGTGTAAATGTTCAGGCTGCTAGTGGTGCTCCAGGTGAAGCAGCAAACATCCAAATTAGAGGTGTAGGTTCATTAGCAGGATCAAGAGAGCCATTATATGTTGTAGATGGTATTCCTTACCAAGGAAATCCAAATATTGCTCCTTCTCAAATCAAGTCAATTGATATCTTAAAAGATGGTGCATCTGCAGCAGTTTATGGTGTTAGAGCATCAAACGGTGTAATCTTAATCACAACAAAAACAGGTGATCCAGGAAAAGTAAAAGTAGATTTTACAGCATGGGGTGGTGTTCAAAACATTACTTCAGGTACAGAATTAATGGATACTCACCAACAATTCTACTACGATGAGTTAAGAGCTCAAGCAACAGGTATTGAATCTTCAGTTTTAGCAGTAAACCCAAGAGCATTAGAAAATAATACAGATTTTATCAGCACTATCCAGAATGATAACGCTTCAATTCAAAACTATGAGTTAAACGTATCATCAGGAAAAGGTGATTTATTAGTTAACGCTAACGTCAACTACTTTAACCAAGAAGGTATTTTGATTAACTCTGGTTTCGAAAGATTAGCGACTAGATTAACAGGATCAATCAATAAGGATAAATTCAAGTTATTTACTTCGATTGGTTTCCAAAACGAAAACAGACAAAGAGAGCCATGGGGTCTATATGAGCAAGCCTTAAGACAAAGACCTTGGAATACTCCTATTGAAGATATTCCTACAAATGGTGATGTGATTCAAGTTCCAGATCAAAATGAGATTACTTATAGTTACTTATCAGGTATCTTATCAAACACTGACTTAGAAAACATCAAGAGATTAAACATTGCTTTCAATGCATCTTATGAGTTTGTAAAAGGATTAACATACCAAGTTAGAGCGGGTAGTAACATCTTTAATTCTACAAGATCACAATTCCAACCAAAATATATTGTTTTGGATTATAACGGAAACTACAACCCTACAGCTTCTAGACCTCAGGCAAGATTAAACGATGATTATGTATGGAACCAAAGATACACATTAGAAAATATCTTAACGTATAGCAAATCATTTGGTAAGCACAACTTAAACTTCACTGGTACTTACTCATTTGAGCAGTATACTAACAGAACTACAGGTCTTAACATGACATTTGCTGAAAACGGTAATAACGATGTTCAAGTTCCAGGTGCAGCAGTTTCAGTTTCAAACCCTACAGGTGGATTAAATGAAACAGCATTAGTAGGTATGATGGGTAGATTCCAATATAGCTATGACAGTAAGTACTTATTCTCAGTATCATTAAGAAGAGACGGTACTTCACAGTTTAACCCTGAGAACAGATTTGATGTATTCCCAGGTGTATCATTAGGTTGGAATATTGATAGAGAAAACTTCTTCAATGTAGATTGGATCAGTGGATTGAAAGTAAGAGCAAGTTATGCTGAGCTAGGTAACAACAGAGTAGGTAACAACCCTTATATCGCATCAACAGTAATCGAGCAAGGTGTTAACTATATCTACGGTTCAGGTAAAGTATTAACTCCTGGTTTAACGCAAAGAAGATTCTCGAATCCTGATATCTCTTGGGAGACTAGTGTAGCGAAAAACATTGGTATCGACATGAACATGTTCAACGATCGTTTACAGTTTACTGCAGACGTTTATCAAAACGATAAGAAAGACATGATCTTAGGTCAACAACTTCCTTTATCAGCAGGTGTTAACTTAACAAGACCTGATTCAGAGATTCAGACTTACAGAACAATGACATTGAATGCTGGTGATATGACCAACGAAGGTATTGAATTATCATTAAGCTACAAGAACCAAACGGAGTATGGTTTAAACTATAGCCTTGGTATGACTTTCACTAAAAACACGAACATTATTACTAGTTTAAATGGTGTTGAGAGAGGTTATCCAGGTGGTAGACCATCACTTACACACGGTTGGATGGACTACACTACATTTATGGCAGAAGGATACGAAGCAGCATCATTCTTCCTAGTACAAACTGACGGTGTAATCAAGACTGAAGAGGAATTAGTAGCTTACCAAGAAGCGATCAACCCTAATGCTCGTTTAGGTGATATTAGATATGTGGACCAAAATGGTGATGGTAATATTGATGATAACGATAGAGTGTATGCTGGTTCAGGTATGCCAGATTTCGAATCAGGTATTGTAGCAACATTAGGTTATAAAGGTTTCGATTTCTTCATTCAAGGTTACTATTCTCATGGAGCAGAAATCATTAACGGTGCAAAACTTTATGCTTACGCAGAAGCAAGACACGCTGACTTGGTAGGTATGTGGAGTCCTCAAAACCCTGACTCAGATATTCCTTTATCATTAAACAGACAAGATGAAAATGTAAGAGCATTTTCTGACAGATGGATTGAGGATGGTTCTTACTTTAGAATTAGAACAATGACTTTAGGTTATGATTTAAGTAGAGTAATCAACAACGCAGCAGGTATTTCTAAAGCAAGAATTTATGTATCAGCAGTAAACCCTTTCACTTTCACAAAATATACTGGTTATGATCCAGAAGTTGGTGGTGATGGTTTATTAATGAGAGGTGTAGATAGAGGTAACTACCCTGTATCAAGACAATTCTTAATTGGTGCACAACTAAGTTTCTAA
- a CDS encoding glycoside hydrolase family 2 TIM barrel-domain containing protein encodes MMKKAIFLLSVSLFSAFVCHAQVDWENEHVFEINKLPARVASYSFENESDALEGNREVSRMLSLNGTWKFKFVPKVEEKPEHFMNVDFDGKKWDDIEVPSNWEMKGYGQPIYTNITYPFTPNILDTTLVYDWKGPTPPLPPKIYRENPVGSYFREFKVPKEWEDQSIILHFGGVTSAFYVWVNGQKVGYSQGSCLAAEFDITNFLKEGKNKVAVQVYRYSDGSYLEDQDMWRLSGIHRDVMLLAQPKISINDFYVKTDFNNDFTKAKLKIRPELWVEDSPSQLENYKVTAKLFDEENKMVLDNELSVGAKKIYEQRWPPRDLPKFALLESTVVQPHLWTAETPYLYTLVLSLKDKSGKVIESRSHKIGFREITFNAENALLVNNQPVKIMGVNRHDHHPTKGKAISRADLEEEVQLLKRFNVNAVRTSHYPNDPYFLELCNKYGLYVMDEANIECHHLGSYIPYQPSWVPSMMSRITRMVERDKNQPCVISWSLGNESGTGPAFAAAAGWIKDFDPSRFVHYEGAQGDPTHPEYKEGDNVGYTSQNWPSMANPTDPSFVDVVSRMYPNYAQIVHLSTNKNIQRPIILCEYMHAMGNSMGGLGDYWDYIRKTPNLVGGFIWDMRDQGLINQTENGKDFLAYGGDFGDVPNDENFCINGVFDSYLNPHPHALEMKYTFQPIEVRWSDVAKGEVVIYNRYAFTNLSEYTFSYEIQEEGRVVRASEVTLNIPAGDSLIFTIPLYSIDRKGNKDYWLNFGMFESKDQLWCAKGHQLAQEQLKIQEAAKQKKKKKATGTIQEEDTFFSIQGNDVLIKVSKENGQVISYQYKGIEQLYQPLQLNFTRPPIDNDVRGISFRPMKKSGEYWGSIEDQWTSEKVQKENGKVIVTKKLEDQVEINISYALVNDQLSVNLELEKKEGVPDAILIGMTAGVSKEMDALQYYGNGPFESYSDRKRAVNMGVYRFNTADAFYPYVKPQENGNRTQTKWLKLTSSKSKGGVKIASEDSFEFSVWPYSKDKIKTARHQYELEEDNFYTLNIHCQQAGIGGTLSVTQDKYKMSKQHYRLSFTWGILSLNGVNQ; translated from the coding sequence ATGATGAAAAAAGCAATCTTTCTTCTTTCTGTGAGTTTATTTTCTGCTTTTGTCTGTCATGCACAGGTAGATTGGGAAAATGAACATGTTTTTGAAATCAATAAATTACCAGCAAGAGTGGCTTCATATTCTTTTGAAAATGAATCAGATGCTCTTGAAGGTAATAGAGAGGTATCAAGAATGCTTTCTCTAAATGGAACATGGAAATTTAAGTTTGTTCCTAAAGTGGAGGAAAAGCCTGAACACTTTATGAATGTTGATTTCGATGGGAAGAAATGGGATGACATAGAGGTGCCTTCTAATTGGGAAATGAAAGGGTACGGTCAACCGATTTATACGAATATCACCTATCCTTTCACACCAAATATCTTAGATACTACATTGGTATATGACTGGAAAGGGCCGACACCTCCATTACCTCCTAAAATATATAGAGAGAACCCAGTAGGGTCTTATTTCAGAGAATTTAAAGTGCCTAAAGAATGGGAAGATCAATCGATTATTCTTCATTTTGGTGGAGTGACTTCTGCTTTCTATGTATGGGTGAATGGACAAAAAGTAGGTTATTCTCAAGGAAGTTGCTTGGCAGCAGAATTTGATATCACAAACTTCTTAAAAGAAGGAAAAAATAAGGTAGCCGTTCAGGTTTACCGTTATAGTGATGGAAGTTACTTAGAAGATCAGGACATGTGGCGTTTAAGTGGTATACACAGAGATGTGATGTTACTTGCTCAACCTAAAATATCTATCAATGATTTCTATGTAAAAACTGATTTCAATAATGATTTTACAAAAGCGAAACTGAAGATTAGACCTGAATTATGGGTAGAAGATTCTCCATCGCAATTAGAGAATTACAAGGTAACAGCCAAGTTATTTGATGAGGAAAATAAAATGGTGTTGGATAACGAACTGTCTGTTGGAGCAAAGAAAATTTATGAGCAAAGATGGCCTCCAAGGGACTTGCCTAAATTTGCTTTGTTAGAATCGACAGTAGTTCAACCTCATTTATGGACTGCAGAAACACCTTATTTATATACTTTAGTTCTTTCATTAAAGGATAAATCAGGTAAGGTCATAGAGTCAAGAAGTCATAAGATTGGCTTTAGAGAGATTACTTTCAATGCAGAAAATGCACTGTTGGTGAATAATCAACCTGTGAAAATTATGGGTGTGAATCGTCATGATCATCATCCAACAAAAGGAAAAGCAATTAGCAGAGCGGATCTTGAAGAAGAAGTTCAGTTATTAAAACGCTTTAATGTAAATGCAGTAAGAACGTCTCATTATCCAAATGATCCCTATTTTTTAGAATTATGTAATAAGTATGGATTGTATGTGATGGACGAAGCAAATATAGAATGTCATCATTTAGGTAGTTACATTCCATATCAACCTTCTTGGGTACCATCAATGATGAGTAGAATCACAAGAATGGTAGAAAGAGATAAAAATCAACCATGTGTTATTTCTTGGTCATTAGGTAACGAGTCGGGGACTGGTCCTGCATTTGCAGCAGCAGCAGGTTGGATTAAGGATTTTGATCCGAGTAGATTTGTTCATTATGAAGGAGCACAAGGAGACCCAACACATCCTGAATATAAAGAAGGAGATAATGTAGGGTATACTTCTCAAAACTGGCCTTCTATGGCGAATCCAACAGACCCTTCTTTTGTAGATGTTGTGAGTAGAATGTATCCAAACTATGCACAAATAGTACATTTGTCTACAAATAAAAATATCCAGAGGCCTATTATTCTATGTGAATACATGCATGCTATGGGTAATTCTATGGGCGGATTGGGAGACTATTGGGATTATATCCGAAAGACACCAAATCTTGTAGGTGGTTTTATCTGGGATATGAGAGATCAAGGTTTGATCAACCAAACAGAAAATGGCAAAGACTTTTTAGCTTATGGAGGTGACTTTGGAGATGTTCCTAATGATGAAAACTTCTGTATTAATGGTGTTTTTGATAGTTATTTAAATCCACATCCTCATGCATTGGAGATGAAGTATACATTTCAACCTATTGAGGTGAGATGGTCGGATGTTGCTAAAGGAGAAGTGGTGATTTATAACCGATATGCTTTTACAAACCTTTCCGAATATACTTTCTCTTATGAAATTCAAGAGGAAGGAAGAGTGGTTAGAGCTTCTGAAGTTACTTTAAATATTCCTGCAGGAGATTCCTTGATCTTTACAATTCCTCTTTACAGTATAGATCGAAAAGGGAATAAGGATTATTGGTTGAATTTTGGAATGTTTGAGAGCAAAGATCAATTATGGTGTGCAAAAGGACATCAGTTGGCTCAAGAACAACTGAAAATTCAAGAAGCAGCGAAGCAAAAGAAGAAGAAAAAGGCAACAGGAACAATTCAAGAAGAAGATACATTTTTCAGTATTCAAGGTAATGACGTACTGATTAAGGTAAGTAAAGAAAATGGTCAGGTCATCTCTTACCAGTATAAAGGTATTGAACAGCTGTACCAACCGTTACAACTTAACTTTACTAGACCTCCAATTGATAATGATGTTAGAGGTATTAGTTTTAGGCCGATGAAAAAATCGGGAGAGTATTGGGGATCCATTGAAGACCAATGGACTTCTGAGAAGGTGCAAAAGGAAAATGGTAAAGTGATTGTGACTAAAAAGCTGGAAGATCAGGTAGAGATCAACATTTCTTATGCTTTGGTTAATGATCAGCTTAGTGTTAACCTAGAGCTTGAAAAGAAGGAAGGCGTTCCTGATGCTATTCTTATTGGTATGACTGCAGGAGTATCCAAAGAAATGGATGCTTTGCAATACTACGGAAATGGTCCATTTGAATCCTATTCAGATAGAAAAAGAGCAGTGAATATGGGCGTGTATCGCTTTAACACAGCAGATGCTTTTTATCCTTATGTGAAGCCTCAAGAGAATGGTAATCGTACACAGACGAAGTGGCTTAAATTAACTTCATCGAAGAGTAAAGGTGGAGTGAAAATCGCATCAGAGGATAGCTTTGAATTTTCTGTATGGCCTTATTCAAAAGATAAAATTAAAACAGCTCGACACCAGTATGAGCTAGAAGAAGATAATTTCTATACATTAAATATTCATTGCCAGCAGGCAGGGATAGGAGGAACACTATCCGTTACACAAGATAAATATAAAATGTCTAAACAACATTATCGTCTTAGCTTCACCTGGGGGATTTTGTCTCTAAATGGTGTGAATCAGTAG